A DNA window from Anaerocolumna sp. AGMB13020 contains the following coding sequences:
- the spoIVB gene encoding SpoIVB peptidase — protein sequence MHRRSVYRKILILVLCINIMVLGYFTYQYIDNSIPDSIKILVGEDEEFNFKLPMEGSVTNGDVDVLSVNNKTVPKSQIKLNFSQPFTIKSSAAGSYKVNLKLFGFLNFKEVTIGVIDQKEVIPCGNPIGIYIETDGVMVLGTGVINGADGLNYEPSLNKLKTGDYITKINSTVIHNKEELIEEIQHSDGKDVKITLRRDDKLTEYKVTPVKTPDGEYKIGAWIRDNTQGIGTLTFITPDGQFGALGHGITDIDTSLLMEIERGYLYNADIMTIIKGKQGVPGELIGLIKQNSEDKIGDILKNSNQGIFGRIGTGFVKANSYDAIPVGLKQEIKLGPATIYSCVENEVKEYKINIDKIDLNSQSPNKGMVISITDKALIDKTGGIVQGMSGSPIIQNGKIIGAVTHVFIQDSTKGYGTFIENMLNNLEDK from the coding sequence ATGCATAGAAGATCTGTTTATCGTAAAATCCTTATTCTGGTTTTGTGTATTAATATAATGGTGTTAGGTTATTTTACTTATCAGTATATTGACAACAGCATACCGGATTCTATCAAAATCCTGGTAGGTGAAGATGAAGAATTTAATTTTAAGTTACCGATGGAAGGCAGTGTAACGAACGGAGACGTAGATGTTCTGAGTGTAAATAATAAAACTGTGCCAAAAAGTCAGATTAAATTGAACTTTAGCCAGCCTTTTACTATCAAGTCCAGTGCTGCAGGCAGCTATAAAGTCAATCTGAAATTATTTGGATTTCTTAATTTCAAGGAAGTTACCATAGGTGTAATAGATCAAAAAGAAGTAATTCCCTGTGGGAACCCGATAGGTATTTATATTGAGACCGATGGTGTTATGGTACTTGGTACCGGTGTAATAAACGGTGCGGACGGTTTAAATTATGAACCTTCCCTGAATAAGCTAAAGACTGGCGATTATATAACGAAAATAAACAGCACAGTAATCCATAACAAAGAAGAATTAATTGAGGAAATACAGCATAGTGACGGAAAGGATGTAAAGATTACTTTACGTCGTGATGATAAACTTACAGAATACAAAGTTACGCCTGTTAAGACCCCGGATGGCGAGTATAAGATAGGAGCCTGGATAAGAGATAACACACAAGGCATCGGAACTCTTACCTTTATCACTCCGGATGGACAGTTTGGTGCTTTAGGGCATGGAATTACAGATATCGATACCAGTCTTCTGATGGAAATCGAGCGAGGTTATTTATATAATGCGGACATTATGACGATCATCAAAGGAAAGCAAGGTGTTCCGGGAGAACTGATCGGGCTGATCAAGCAAAATTCGGAAGATAAAATAGGCGATATCCTGAAAAATTCAAATCAAGGTATCTTTGGCAGAATAGGCACAGGATTCGTCAAAGCAAATTCCTATGATGCAATACCAGTGGGGTTAAAACAGGAGATAAAGCTTGGACCTGCAACCATATATTCCTGTGTGGAAAATGAAGTAAAAGAATATAAAATAAATATTGACAAAATAGATCTAAATAGTCAAAGCCCAAATAAAGGAATGGTAATAAGTATAACTGATAAAGCCCTGATAGACAAAACAGGTGGAATTGTCCAAGGCATGAGCGGCAGTCCAATCATACAGAATGGCAAGATAATAGGAGCAGTAACTCACGTCTTCATACAGGATTCAACCAAAGGTTACGGGACATTTATCGAAAATATGCTTAATAATTTGGAGGATAAATAA